A region from the Lolium perenne isolate Kyuss_39 chromosome 4, Kyuss_2.0, whole genome shotgun sequence genome encodes:
- the LOC127294104 gene encoding alcohol dehydrogenase 3 — translation MATAGKVIKCRAAVAWEAGKPLSIEEVEVAPPQAMEVRVKILYTALCHTDVYFWEAKGQTPVFPRILGHEAGGIVESIGEGVTELVPGDHVLPVFTGECKECAHCKSEESNLCDLLRINVDRGVMIGDGQSRFTIDGKPIFHFVGTSTFSEYTVIHVGCLAKINPEAPLDKVCVLSCGISTGLGATLNVAKPKKGSTVAIFGLGAVGLAAMEGAKMAGASRIIGVDLNPAKYEQAKKFGCTEFVNPNDHTKPVQEVLVEMTNGGVDSAVECTGNINAMISAFECVSDGWGVAVLVGVPHKDDVFKTQPMNFLSEKTLKGTFFGNYKPRTDLPKVVEMYMRKELDLEKFITHSVPFSQINAAFDLMLKGEGLRCVMRMEE, via the exons ATGGCGACCGCCGGGAAGGTGATCAAGTGCAGAG CGGCGGTGGCATGGGAGGCCGGGAAGCCGCTGTCGatcgaggaggtggaggtggcgccGCCGCAGGCCATGGAAGTCAGAGTCAAGATCCTCTACACTGCTCTCTGCCACACTGATGTCTACTTCTGGGAAGCCAAG GGCCAAACTCCGGTTTTCCCTAGGATCTTAGGCCATGAAGCTGGAGG CATTGTTGAGAGCATCGGAGAGGGTGTGACCGAGCTGGTGCCGGGTGACCATGTCCTCCCGGTCTTCACTGGCGAATGCAAGGAGTGTGCCCACTGCAAGTCAGAGGAGAGCAACCTGTGTGATCTTCTCAGGATCAATGTGGATCGTGGTGTGATGATTGGGGATGGACAGTCCCGCTTCACCATCGATGGGAAACCGATCTTCCATTTTGTCGGGACCTCCACCTTCAGTGAGTACACCGTGATCCATGTAGGGTGTCTCGCGAAGATCAACCCAGAGGCGCCCCTTGACAAAGTTTGTGTTCTCAGCTGTGGTATCTCAACTG GACTTGGTGCGACCCTAAATGTTGCGAAACCGAAGAAGGGTTCGACGGTAGCGATTTTTGGTCTTGGAGCTGTGGGCCTTGCT GCCATGGAAGGGGCCAAGATGGCTGGGGCATCAAGAATTATTGGTGTGGACTTGAACCCTGCAAAATATGAACAAG CTAAGAAATTTGGATGCACCGAATTTGTGAACCCAAATGACCACACCAAGCCCGTGCAAGAG GTGCTCGTGGAGATGACCAATGGTGGAGTTGACAGTGCCGTCGAGTGTACTGGCAACATCAATGCCATGATTTCTGCCTTCGAATGCGTTAGTGAT GGGTGGGGCGTGGCCGTGCTGGTGGGCGTCCCTCACAAGGATGATGTGTTCAAGACCCAGCCGATGAACTTTCTCAGCGAGAAGACACTGAAAGGCACCTTCTTCGGTAACTACAAGCCGCGCACCGATCTCCCCAAAGTCGTCGAGATGTACATGAGGAAGGAGCTGGACTTAGAGAAGTTCATCACGCACAGTGTGCCGTTCTCGCAGATCAACGCGGCGTTTGACCTTATGCTCAAGGGAGAGGGACTGCGCTGCGTCATGAGGATGGAGGAGTAG